A window from Salvia miltiorrhiza cultivar Shanhuang (shh) chromosome 2, IMPLAD_Smil_shh, whole genome shotgun sequence encodes these proteins:
- the LOC131011975 gene encoding fluoride export protein 1-like: MDHQNPELESRRSDSFGRLSVASSSRRCSLSTSFSLARHSDDVIESESVSEAGDIGDRALHSNRVSASGRSHFSLENLAENGAVVPVQDDNLLEPYSDAAFPVAPDLENISPLSADAMVQHGEKKIDENEIPWLLEYVTCLLSLAVFGILGILVRYGLQKLFGPSVIGATSDRSYMYPDLPSNMVGSFLMGWFGVVFKGDIVKVSDQLAIGLTTGFLGSLTTFSGWNQKMLDLSVDGRWVFAFLGIFLGLFLVAYSIIFGIETAKGLKWLLHRRSHTRSCYSDSISHKYYCLSTFMVMLLLMLALLWSVFGSLARREFDSGSSEAQLFLACMVGPLGVWIRWYLARLNGRGLGKNATLKWMPFGTLAANVAAACVMAALATLKKAVNNKECNTVANGIQLGLLGCLSTVSTFVAEFHAMRESKHPWRAYAYAAITIAVSFTLGTLIYSVPVWVRAYS; encoded by the exons ATGGATCATCAGAATCCAGAACTGGAATCTAGACGGAGTGATTCCTTTGGTAGGCTAAGTGTTGCGAGTTCTTCAAGAAGGTGCTCTTTGAGTACATCattttctttggcacgacactCTGATGATGTGATTGAGAGTGAGTCTGTCTCGGAGGCAGGGGATATTGGTGATAGGGCACTCCACAGCAACAGAGTCAGTGCAAGTGGCCGGAGTCACTTCTCCTTGGAGAATTTGGCAGAGAATGGCGCTGTCGTTCCAGTTCAAGACGACAACCTCTTGGAGCCTTACTCGGATGCTGCTTTTCCGGTAGCACCGGACTTGGAGAACATCTCCCCCCTTTCTGCTGATGCAATGGTTCAACATGGAGAAAAGAAGATC GATGAGAATGAAATTCCATGGTTGTTAGAGTACGTTACGTGTCTCCTTTCTCTTGCTGTGTTTGGAATTCTTGGG ATTCTAGTTCGATATGGTCTTCAAAAGCTCTTCGGACCCAGCGTAATTGGTGCAACAAGTGACCGGAGTTATATGTATCCCGATCTTCCTTCCAACATg GTAGGTTCGTTTCTGATGGGGTGGTTCGGTGTTGTCTTCAAAGGCGATATCGTGAAAGTTTCGGATCAGTTAGCTATTGGTTTGACAACAGGTTTCTTGGGGAGCCTTACAACTTTCAGTGGCTGGAATCAGAAGATGCTTGACCTCAGTGTCGATGGCCGATGGGTATTTGCATTTCTTGGCATTTTCCTAG GCTTGTTTCTAGTCGCTTACTCGATCATCTTCGGGATTGAGACCGCCAAGGGCTTGAAATGGCTGCTGCACAGACGATCACACACAAGATCTTGCTACAGTGATTCCATCTCACACAAGTACTACTGCCTCTCGACGTTCATGGTGATGCTTTTGCTGATGCTAGCCCTGCTATGGAGCGTGTTCGGGAGTCTGGCAAGGAGAGAATTCGACTCCGGAAGCAGTGAGGCTCAGCTGTTCTTGGCTTGCATGGTTGGGCCCTTGGGCGTCTGGATTAGGTGGTACTTGGCTCGTCTCAACGGCCGTGGCCTAGGCAAAAACGCCACCTTAAAATGGATGCCCTTTGGCACCCTTGCTGCTAATGTTGCTGCTGCTTGTGTCATGGCTGCACTTGCCACGCTGAAAAAGGCG GTGAATAATAAGGAGTGCAATACTGTGGCAAATGGGATCCAATTAGGTCTGCTTGGTTGCCTAAGCACAGTTTCGACATTCGTCGCGGAGTTTCATGCAATGAGAGAAAGCAAGCATCCATGGAGGGCCTATGCTTATGCAGCCATCACCATTGCCGTTTCCTTCACTTTGGGAACTCTTATATACTCTGTTCCAGTCTGGGTGAGGGCTTATTCTTGA
- the LOC131011976 gene encoding flavonol synthase/flavanone 3-hydroxylase-like produces MEVERVQSIASQSKLANIIPSQFIRPEDEQPAATTLHGVVLEVPVIDLGGGDIDDKTRRLISEASSDWGIFQVVNHGIPDEVIAKLQRVGREFFELPEEEKELIAKTPDSGIQGYGTSLQKEVEAKKGWVDHLFHIIWPPAAINYDFWPQNPPSYREANEEYAEKLLEVSEKLMKWLSLGLGLEEGELKAAMGGEDVAYLMKINYYPPCPRPDLALGVVAHTDMSAITILVPNQVQGLQVFRDEHWYDVKYIPNALIVHIGDQIEILSNGKYKAVYHRSTVNKENTRMSWPVFVEPPQDFELGPIPKLVNQQNPPKYKTKKYKDYAYCKLNKIPQ; encoded by the exons atggaggtTGAGAGAGTGCAGTCTATCGCTTCACAATCGAAGCTAGCAAACATCATCCCTTCCCAATTCATCCGGCCGGAAGACGAGCAGCCGGCGGCGACCACCCTGCACGGGGTGGTGCTGGAGGTTCCGGTGATCGACCTCGGCGGCGGCGACATTGATGATAAGACTAGGAGATTGATAAGCGAAGCAAGCAGCGATTGGGGGATCTTCCAAGTGGTGAACCATGGAATCCCCGATGAAGTCATAGCCAAATTGCAACGAGTTGGGAGAGAATTCTTTGAGCTTCCAGAAGAAGAGAAGGAGTTGATTGCTAAAACACCAGATTCTGGAATCCAAGGCTATGGAACTAGCTTGCAGAAAGAGGTTGAAGCCAAAAAAGGTTGGGTTGATCATTTGTTCCACATTATATGGCCACCTGCAGCTATCAACTACGACTTTTGGCCTCAAAACCCACCTTCTTACAG AGAAGCAAATGAGGAGTACGCGGAGAAGCTTCTAGAGGTTTCGGAGAAGCTGATGAAGTGGTTGTCGCTAGGGTTAGGGCTGGAGGAGGGGGAGCTGAAGGCGGCTATGGGCGGCGAAGACGTGGCTTATCTGATGAAAATAAACTACTACCCGCCGTGTCCCCGCCCCGACCTTGCGCTCGGGGTGGTGGCCCACACCGACATGTCGGCGATCACGATCCTCGTACCCAACCAAGTTCAAGGCCTCCAAGTCTTCAGGGATGAGCACTGGTACGATGTCAAGTATATACCTAATGCCCTCATCGTACACATTGGCGACCAAATTGAG ATACTAAGCAATGGGAAATACAAGGCTGTGTATCACAGGAGTACAGTAAACAAGGAGAATACTAGAATGTCTTGGCCTGTGTTTGTGGAGCCACCTCAGGATTTTGAATTGGGGCCAATTCCAAAGCTTGTGAATCAACAAAATCCACCAAAATACAAGACCAAGAAGTATAAAGATTATGCTTATTGCAAGCTTAACAAGATTCCTCAGTGA